TTCGCCGAGCGCGCGGCCAAACTGCATTTGCGCGTCGGGATCGGCGAGCGGACGTCCCTTCTCGTGCGGTTCGAAGATGCTGTGCCGATCCGTGTAAACCGCCAGCGGTCGACCGTATTTCCGCAGCCAGATCCCCAACAAATCCAGGTGCGATTCCACGCTCCCATGCCGGTAAAACTTCGCTTCGACTCGGCGGGTGGCGTCATCGATCATGGTGATCAGAACGATCATCTCGCCGCGACCCTCCAGCCACTCATGCACCGAGGCGTCCATCTGCACCAACTCGCCCAAACAAGCCCGTCGCGGCCGACGACTGCGATGCGGGTCATGGCGACGTTGGCGTTCCCACAAGCCCTCGGCCAGCAACCAGCGACGCAGCGTTTCGACGCCCACCTTCAACCCTTCTTCCACCAACTTCTCGCACGCGAAGGTGGGGCCGAAGTCGCGGTAACGCTGGCGGTAAGCCGCCAGCACCTGCGTTCGCAGCTTGGCTTCCAGACAGCGATTCGACGGCTGACCTCGAAGGCCATGCACCAGGGCGCTGTCACCCTGGGTCTTCAGTTTGCCCTTCAGTCGCCGGACCTGACGCACGCTCAACTTCAACAAACCAGCGGCTTCCGTAACCGTCCGATCTCCCGATACCACCGCTTTCAGAATCGCCAAAACGCCACGCTCGCGCTGACTCATGGGTAGAATGCCCCGATCTTGTAGCTCGGTAGACATACGTCCTCCTTGGCATGAACAAGTAGGGACATTTCTAACGAGTTAAGGCCGGACATTTCTAAGGTGTTTCAACACGGCGGCAAGGCGGTTGCGTCGACCGACATCTCTTGGGAGTCGGCCTTCACGAATGTTGTCGCCTGAACAACAGTCAGCGTATCATTGGCTACGGTGAACGCGTAGTTCGACGCAGACAGAGTCCCGGCGGCGACGGTGATCGTGTGCGAGCCGACGTTGCTGGTCGACGTCGCTGTCGTGGTCAGCCTCACGACCCTCGCGTACGACAAGGCGGCCGACGACGGGAAGGTCCACGACCTGCTCCACGACGCCGGCATCCAGCCGGTCATCCAGATTCGCGCGTGCTGGAAGGGCGGCGAACGGGAGGAGGTGATCGGCGGCCGGATTCCGTTGCACGTGGTCCACGACGAGGCCGGGACGGTGTACTGCTACGACACCGTGAGCCCCGTCCCGGTCCGCCGGGCGATGAGTTCCCCCGGCCACGAGTCGTCCCGGGGAACGTTGAAATACCGGTGCCCGGCCAAGGTCGAGGGGTTCGCGTGCCCGAACGACGCGACGTGCAACCGGAGGATGTTGTACGGGAGGACCGTCCGGGTGCCGCAGGAGGACGACCTGCGTCGGTTCCCGTCGATCCCACGGGCGCCCCCGCAGTTCGAGCGATTGGATACGGGTCGCACGGCCGTCGAGCGGGTGAACGCCCAGCTCAAGATCTTCTGGGACTTAGGCGACGGGAATGTGGTCGGGTCGCGGCGGTTCCACGCCCACGTGGGGGCCGTCCTGGTCGTCCACCTGGCGTTCGCGACCTTGCTGGCGTCGGCCCAGCGGGGCGAGGGGTCGTTCGGGGACCGGAAGTTGTCCCCGATCGGGGCCAAGTTGCAGGCCATGACGGCGGACGAAGCCGCCGTCATGTCGGGGTAACGGTCGCGATCGCATCGGCACAACAAATCTCGATCACTCACCATCTAATAAACATCAGGAACCCGTGCCCGTCGGGAGGGTCGTGCCACGGGACATCGGATGGGCCATAGCTCCACGCGGCCGACCCACAGCGACGGGAACGGTCCAAAAAATCCACATCGCAACTGGCTCTGTCCAGGTAGCCGCGGAAGGGCACCGGGATGATGCGGCACCTGGCGCTGACCCTACCTCACTTCCCCTGGAAGTCCTTGGCAAACGCCTTCGCCCCGAGTTCCTCGCCCGTGGCGTTTTTCGTCAGTTCCCGCCACGTCACCGTCCGGGCCGGCTCGAACACTTTCTTCTTCATGAACTCGCCGACCCGCCTGTCGCCGATGTAAATGACCGCGTTCGGGTCCGCGTCGTTGAATAACTCTCGCGCGATGGTGTGATGGACCTGGGAGGCGAAGAGTTGGCCCATCATGTAGTTGTGGTAGTAGACCGGGGCGCTGCAGATGTGGATCTTGCTCCCGTAGTCCGGGGCGTTCCGGCCGGCCGGCTTTTTCAACCCCTGGTACTTCTCGACCAGCCCCCACCAGAGCGCGTTCAAGTCCTGGTCGGGGTTCTCGTACATTCCCTTCTCGAACCGCAGCATCACCTGGCACCAGCGGCTGAAGATGAGGAGTTGGTTCCGCTGCACCTTCTTGGCCGCGGCCGCGAACGCCTCGGGGTTGTCGACCGCCACGCCCATCTTTTCGAGCCACGCCCGAGACTTGCCGAACCGCTCGAATTGCATCGCCACGCCCTCGGTCGTCAGGATGTGCGCCTCGGACCGGAGGACGTAAGGGACCGACTGCGGGATGTTCTTGCTGCTGTAGACCGAGTGGCCGAGTTCGTGCAGCATCGTCCCCATCCAGTATTCGTTGGGGACGATGTTCGCCAGCACGCGGACGTCGCCCTCGCGGTCGATGTCCGTGCAGAACGCGTGCGGGGATTTGCCCTTCTTCTCGTACAGATCGCTCCGGGCGATCACGTCGTCGATCGGCAGGCCGATGCCGGCGTAGAACTGGCTGCAGAGCTTGAGGATGTCGGCCTTCTTGTACGGCGCGTCGAGGTCCGCGTCGAACACGGCCGGGCTCTCCTGGAAGAACGGGTCGTGGTAGTGCCACGGGGCCAGGTCGGCCGGTTTGATGTCGTAGATCTTGGCCAACCGCTCGTCGATCTCGGCCTTCGCCTTCAAGAACGGCTCGCGGGTCAACTCGTCGAGTTCGTCGAACAGCTTGACGAGTTCGACGCCGTCTTGCTCGTTCAGGAACAGCGTCAGGGCGTGGAAGTTCTTGAACCCGAGTTGGGTGGCCGCCTCGTTCCGGAGTTTGACCAGTTCCTTGAGGTCGGTTTCCACGTTCGCGCCGACCTTCTTGCCCGCCTCCCACACCGCCTTCCGCTGCGCGGACTCGGTCCCCTTCTTCAGAATCTCGCGGGCCGCGCTATCAGTGATTTCGTTGCCGTTCACGACGGGGCGGAACACGTTGAACTTCTGTTCGACGACGTTCGATTTGGCGGTGATCTTCTTCAATAACTCGGGGTCGACCTGCTTTTCCAGGTACGTGAGGTACAACACGTCAACCGAGCGGGCGAGCAGTTTGTCCTCGATCGCGCCCTTGTCTTTCGCTTCCTTGATGGCTTTCAGCTCGGCGAACGCGGTCTTGTCCGACAGGGCCGCGTCGATCTTGTTCTGTGCCTCTTCTTTCTTCTTGAAGTCCTCGTCCTTCCCGGTCGTGTTCGCGTCCCACCACGCCTTGCCGGCGGTGATGTCGAGCGGCCGGAACTTGGACACGTGCGCGGCGACGAACGCTTGCGCGCGGGCGGTGACAGCCGGGTCGGCGGCCGAAGCGGAGGTAGCGCCAAAGAGCGCGGCCACGGTTAGACTCCCGATGAACAAGTGCCGGAGCATGAAGGGTTCCTTGAAGACAGAATGGCCGCAAAAAAGCACAAAAGACGCAAAAATAAAAACGGAATCAGGTATCGGAGTCTGTCTTCGATTTGCCTGCAGTTCCCTATAATTTTTGCGCTTTTTGCGCCGCTTTGCGGCCGTTTATTCCTGGTTTAAGTCGAGTAGACCCATTTTCCGAGCCAGGTGGCCGGCAGCAACAACAAAATGATAGTCAACCCGGGCCACCCGACGAACGCCACGGCGAGGGCCGCGTCGAGCAGTACGAGGCCGAAGATCGATTGTTTAACTGCGGCCTGGACCAGTTTCGGGCTCGGCTGGCGGATCGCCCGGACGAGCGGAACGCCGACCACGAAGCCGAAGGCGACCACCAGGTACGAGAAATACATGGGCGTTGGGGCTTTCCCTTCGCCGAAGTGTCCCGGGACCATCAGCGCGGCGAACGCGGCTAACGCCATCACGCCGGCGGCGAGGCGGAGTTGCAACCGATTGCTCTCGGCTTCCTCCGTCCGGGCGAACCACGTCACGCCGACGATGTACAACCCGACCACGCCCGCGAGGTGGAACGCGAGTTCGTCCGAGACCGCCCCGACTCCCGCGGCCGAGACGCCGAGGAGGACGTTCAGGAACCGGCAGAGACCCATGCCGATCGGCCCGATGGGTGTGTGCTTGAGCCAGCGGTTATACAGCACGATGGCGACGATGAGCCCCGCGGCCACAAGCGCTGGCGTCGGCCACCCGCCCGCGACGAACATCCCTTCCGAAGCTATCAGGGCCAGAACGAACCCGGCCGCGAGCAGCGCGACCGCGACAGCCAGTGCCCGCCGTGGCGACACGCGGCCGGAGGGGATGGGGCGGAACGGCCGAAGGCGGGCGTCTTCCGCGCGGTCGAAGAAGTCGTTCGACACCATGCCGCCGAGGTACAGACACCCGGACGCGAGCAGGACCAGGGCGAACGTACCCGGGCGGTCAACGAGCAGGCCGGTGGCGGCGGCGGCCATGCAGATGTCCGCGAACGCGGTGAACACGTTCGGCAGGCGGAGGAGTTGGGCGTAGGTGTGGAGCTTCGGGTACTTCATGTCAACGGTTTACGAGGGGGCCCAGGAGCAGGCGAGGCGTCTGGCCTTATGTTTCAGAGACGACATGACGGAATGGAACGTGGGAGAAACTTACCACGACCAGAGTGTCGGCTTGGGAAAGAGGCCAGTGTTGTTCGGTTAAATTCTTTGTGTAATTTACAAACGACGTCTGTCAAAAAAGTCCGACCTCGATCCATGGACCAATTCAACGAAAATCTATCTGTATACCCGGAGCCTTTTCATGGTCAGCTCTTCGACTCAGATTCTTATATTCGCGTGTCTCATATTCTTGAAAATCAGTCCGGCTGTGGCCGACGATCGGAAACCACCTCTTCTCGATTGCACTAGCCCCGGTGGGGCCGACGCCAGGACCGTTCTCGCCTCCCAGAAAGCGTGGGCCAAATTTCTCATCGAACCAAGCCACGAGAAGTCTTTCACCCTCGACATGACCGGAAAAGTGACAATCGACATGATCCTGCTGCCACCGGGCAAGTACTACCGGGGTGATGGCGATGCCGCGAGAATCATCACCCTGAAAAACCCGCTCTGGGTCGGTAAGTACGAGGTTACCCAGCAGCAGTACGAAGCCGTGATGGGAACGAACCCCAGTTACTTCAAAAGGGCAGGGGTTGATGCCGCATTGTACCCAGTGGAGACAGTCAGCCACGACGACGCGACACGATTCGCCACTCGTGCCTCCCAGAATACCGGTGCCGAATTTCGACTGCTACGCGAGGCCGAATGGGAATATGCCTGCCGCGCCGGGACGCGGACCAAATTCTACAACGGCGATTCCAACGACACGCTCGGCGAGATCGCACATTATTACAAGAAGAACGACAGTAAGGGTCCCGAAAAAGTTGGTGGCAAGAAGCCGAACGCTTTTGGGCTTTACGACATGGCAGGGAACTGCTGGGAGTGGTGTTCGGACTGGTACGCGGATTACGACGCGATTACAACCGATCCACGCGGGCCTGCGTTCGGCTCAATTCGAGTGAACCGGGGCGGTAGTTGGGGCCATTCTGCCCAGTGTTGCGGCGCGGCATACCGGCACAACGACACGCCTACCCGCACGAGCGGCGGCATCAGCCTGCGGCTTGTACGAGTTCCGATGTGGAAATAAATCAGGTAGACATGAGTACAACAGTCGCAGGTGAAGTTGCAACTTGCAGGAGGTATGCCAACCCCTGCGCGGCGCGAAACGACGACATCATCAGTCGTCAGGCATGGCTCGCGCTATCAGTGAGTTCATTCCGTCCGAATGCATCCTGCGACATCGGCTTGCATTTGCCCATCGGGGTCGGTCATCGGAGGGAGAGGGGTGAGTGTTCGTGCCGTGGGAACTCTGCTCGGCGACTGACTAACGTCGCCGGTTCGCCTGGACCGGACGTAGACGCATCAAAATCCCGACCGTGTTGTGGATAACGCCTTCGGCTCACAACGAAAGCGTTCCTGACAAGCCTAGCTCGCTTACCACGCCGCCCCGATCGCCCGGCCGGCCAGGTCGTACCCGTCGGCCGCCGTCACCTTGACCTTCACAAAGTCGCCGGGGGCTAGCTTCTTGGCCTTCACCCGGATCGAGCAGTCGATGTCCGGGGAGTCGGCGTAGGTGCGGCCGACGTAGTGGTTGGCGAACTCGGGATCGGGGCCGTCGATCACCGCCGTCAGCTCGGTCCCGACCCGCCCCCGCGTCCACTCGAACGCCACCCGCTGCTGCACTTCCATCACCGCGTCGCGGCGGGCGAGTTTGACGTCCTCGGGGATGTGGCCGCCCAGTTTCTCGGCCGGCGTGCCTGGTTCGAGCGAATACGGGAAGACGCCGACGCGCTCGAACTTGAAGTCCTCGACGAACGTCCGCAGTTCCTCAAACTCGGCGTCCGTCTCGCCCGGGAAGCCGACGATGAAGGTGGTGCGGATCGCCAGGTTCGGAAGACCCTTCCGCAACCGGCCGAGCAAGTCCACGGTTGCCGCCCGGTCGACTCGGCGGACCATCCGGCGGAGGACGCCGTCGTTGATGTGCTGGAGCGGCATGTCGATGTACGGGATGACCTTCTTGGACGACGCCAGCGTGTCGATCAGCTCGTCCGAGACGTGTTCCGGGTACGCGTACAGGAGCCGCACCCATTCGATGCCGTCGACCGTGTCCAGTTCGCGGAGGAGTTCGGCCAGGCGGACGCGGCCGTACAGGTCCATGCCGTAGTAGGTCGAGTCCTGGGCGACGATGATGAGTTCGCGGACGCCGTCGGCCGCCAGCTCGCGGGCCTCGCGGATGACTTCCTCGATCGGCTTGGTGACGTGCTTGCCCCGCATCTTCGGGATCGCGCAGTACGTGCAGAGGCGGTCGCACCCCTCGCTGATCTTGAGATAGGCGTAGTGCCGCGGGGTGATGCGGAGGCGGGCGGTGTCTTCGAGCGCGCGGACCGGGGCCGGGCGGAACAGTGACCGTTGCTCGGTCCGCTGGGCGACCGCCCGGTCGACGACGGCCGCGATGTCCTCGCGCCCGAACACGCCGACGATCTGGTCGACCTCGGGGACGGTTTCGAGGAGCATGTCCCGGTGCCGCTCGGCCAGGCACCCGGCGACCACGACCGACCCGACCTTGCCTTGCTGCTTGAGGGCGAGCATTTCGCGGATGACGCCGAGCGATTCCTGCCGGGCCGGCTCGATGAACCCGCACGTATTGATGACGACCACGTCCGCCCCGGCCGCGTCCGGTTGGAGGGCGTACCCGTCCTGCGCGAGCTTGCCGAGCATCCGCTCGGAGTCGACGAGGTTCTTCGGGCACCCGAGGCTGATGAACGCGTAGCTCCCCTTGGCCGCCGGCGCGGCCGCCGCGGGGGCGGGGCCGGCCGAGGTCAGGGGCAACGACTTGGTCTTCGCGGGCATTCCGGGTGCGTCCGTCGATGGCATCGGCCCGGTTCCGGGCCGCGGGATAGTTCGGCGATGGTCGAACTGGTTTTATAGGAGTTCCGGCCGAATCGTGTCAAGCCGCGGGTCGTTTTTGTCTCGCGATCGGCTTTGACTGGCTCTGCCAATCATCGGTATGTGCCACTGTGCGCCACGTTCGCCACTCCTTCCCCAGTGGGATGACTCACGGCCCGGTGCGTGCCCACTTCGCTACTGATGACAACATCCCGCTCCAACCCGCCGACCTGGCCGTGGTGCTGACAGACCTCGGCGGCCGCGGGCGACGTACCGTATGAAGGGAGCAAGATCGCGCCGGCAGGCGCGGTCCGTCGGACTTGTCGGAACCGGGCTTTCGGAAAAACCTCGCGGTTCGTCCGAAAACCTGGAGCGTCGGTGGCCGATGTCTGATAAGCTCGTTTGTCGAACCCGCCGAATTTTGAACACCACCCGCTATCCGACCCTCCCGCCCGTTCGGTCTCTCGTCGTTGGCCATGAGAAGCTGTCGCGAGAACGCACAGTGAGGCACCCGATGTCCGTGGTTCTGTCCGCCCGCGCTCTGCCGGCATCCGTCGGCCGACTGCTCGCCGTGATGGTCCTTCTCGGCCCGCCCCCCGTGCGGGCGGCCGACCCGTACCAGGACAAGGTGCTGCCGTTCCTCGGCACCTACTGCGTTCAATGTCACACGAAGCAAAAGGCGAGCGGCGACCTGGATCTGACCCGGTTCACCTCCGTCGAGAAAGTCGCGGACGACTTCCGC
The DNA window shown above is from Fimbriiglobus ruber and carries:
- a CDS encoding M2 family metallopeptidase, with product MAALFGATSASAADPAVTARAQAFVAAHVSKFRPLDITAGKAWWDANTTGKDEDFKKKEEAQNKIDAALSDKTAFAELKAIKEAKDKGAIEDKLLARSVDVLYLTYLEKQVDPELLKKITAKSNVVEQKFNVFRPVVNGNEITDSAAREILKKGTESAQRKAVWEAGKKVGANVETDLKELVKLRNEAATQLGFKNFHALTLFLNEQDGVELVKLFDELDELTREPFLKAKAEIDERLAKIYDIKPADLAPWHYHDPFFQESPAVFDADLDAPYKKADILKLCSQFYAGIGLPIDDVIARSDLYEKKGKSPHAFCTDIDREGDVRVLANIVPNEYWMGTMLHELGHSVYSSKNIPQSVPYVLRSEAHILTTEGVAMQFERFGKSRAWLEKMGVAVDNPEAFAAAAKKVQRNQLLIFSRWCQVMLRFEKGMYENPDQDLNALWWGLVEKYQGLKKPAGRNAPDYGSKIHICSAPVYYHNYMMGQLFASQVHHTIARELFNDADPNAVIYIGDRRVGEFMKKKVFEPARTVTWRELTKNATGEELGAKAFAKDFQGK
- a CDS encoding formylglycine-generating enzyme family protein, whose amino-acid sequence is MVSSSTQILIFACLIFLKISPAVADDRKPPLLDCTSPGGADARTVLASQKAWAKFLIEPSHEKSFTLDMTGKVTIDMILLPPGKYYRGDGDAARIITLKNPLWVGKYEVTQQQYEAVMGTNPSYFKRAGVDAALYPVETVSHDDATRFATRASQNTGAEFRLLREAEWEYACRAGTRTKFYNGDSNDTLGEIAHYYKKNDSKGPEKVGGKKPNAFGLYDMAGNCWEWCSDWYADYDAITTDPRGPAFGSIRVNRGGSWGHSAQCCGAAYRHNDTPTRTSGGISLRLVRVPMWK
- the rimO gene encoding 30S ribosomal protein S12 methylthiotransferase RimO, with product MPAKTKSLPLTSAGPAPAAAAPAAKGSYAFISLGCPKNLVDSERMLGKLAQDGYALQPDAAGADVVVINTCGFIEPARQESLGVIREMLALKQQGKVGSVVVAGCLAERHRDMLLETVPEVDQIVGVFGREDIAAVVDRAVAQRTEQRSLFRPAPVRALEDTARLRITPRHYAYLKISEGCDRLCTYCAIPKMRGKHVTKPIEEVIREARELAADGVRELIIVAQDSTYYGMDLYGRVRLAELLRELDTVDGIEWVRLLYAYPEHVSDELIDTLASSKKVIPYIDMPLQHINDGVLRRMVRRVDRAATVDLLGRLRKGLPNLAIRTTFIVGFPGETDAEFEELRTFVEDFKFERVGVFPYSLEPGTPAEKLGGHIPEDVKLARRDAVMEVQQRVAFEWTRGRVGTELTAVIDGPDPEFANHYVGRTYADSPDIDCSIRVKAKKLAPGDFVKVKVTAADGYDLAGRAIGAAW
- a CDS encoding ISNCY family transposase, with product MSTELQDRGILPMSQRERGVLAILKAVVSGDRTVTEAAGLLKLSVRQVRRLKGKLKTQGDSALVHGLRGQPSNRCLEAKLRTQVLAAYRQRYRDFGPTFACEKLVEEGLKVGVETLRRWLLAEGLWERQRRHDPHRSRRPRRACLGELVQMDASVHEWLEGRGEMIVLITMIDDATRRVEAKFYRHGSVESHLDLLGIWLRKYGRPLAVYTDRHSIFEPHEKGRPLADPDAQMQFGRALGELAVELIRAHSPQAKGRVERSFGTAQDRCRLIGSTPFNTERSSE
- a CDS encoding MBG domain-containing protein, which produces MPASWSRSWTFPSSAALSYARVVRLTTTATSTSNVGSHTITVAAGTLSASNYAFTVANDTLTVVQATTFVKADSQEMSVDATALPPC
- a CDS encoding UbiA family prenyltransferase; the protein is MKYPKLHTYAQLLRLPNVFTAFADICMAAAATGLLVDRPGTFALVLLASGCLYLGGMVSNDFFDRAEDARLRPFRPIPSGRVSPRRALAVAVALLAAGFVLALIASEGMFVAGGWPTPALVAAGLIVAIVLYNRWLKHTPIGPIGMGLCRFLNVLLGVSAAGVGAVSDELAFHLAGVVGLYIVGVTWFARTEEAESNRLQLRLAAGVMALAAFAALMVPGHFGEGKAPTPMYFSYLVVAFGFVVGVPLVRAIRQPSPKLVQAAVKQSIFGLVLLDAALAVAFVGWPGLTIILLLLPATWLGKWVYST